Proteins from one Sabethes cyaneus chromosome 2, idSabCyanKW18_F2, whole genome shotgun sequence genomic window:
- the LOC128735581 gene encoding uncharacterized protein LOC128735581: MDKLLRSRKSHAPRIERITKVLEKLEDADSADLEDVAAELDNLNSVWSSYLAIHQRILNTVDTDAAYDEAMSHQIAFEEEYMSLKKGLVKLQRRVGVLPTEHEDTLYQQNGGNTSFIEIFVQQQAQLLRALSGNAAATSSPDIPASPTVHPEFTPLPDLRLPRMDLPIFSGNYLEWQSFYDLFCGSVHQNPSLRPSQKLYFLKTHLAGEAATLVSHLNVEDANYLPALQKLESRYNKPREIANLHITRFLSQPALTLSSPAGLRSLHDVSDEVIRALTALQREGRDIWLLHIIYEKLDQQTKELWCQKTMDMDEPNITVAALLKFIDNRCGALQLSQPVRKPTREHNASIPVKSPSPRYPYRSTSSLVATDMPPSVCGICSKAGHQPYQCGKFVHASPTDRCSMISRLKLCQNCLKHHTGEPCKAGSCRKCNQMHHTLLHQAFQSSNSSSSSAVNRTFPAASQALISSINLADHLDGSNVLLLTATVDVFDKYGRRHAIRAVLDCASHLSFIRKDLCDRLGIEKSPIDLDFQGISATSSHANMGTSVTVASRCSNYRTTIPCAVLDRISADLPLRPVDISDWPIPDSVYLADPQFHHPGKISLLLGLQPFLDLLEPGRINLDTDGRFPILQNTKLGWVVSGRYDAINSTSTSSACLITSPNETLSHQLQRFFEIEEYINPEPHFSEEERNCETHFEQNTVRDQSGCFEVRLPFRENPSSLGASRDIVVKRLGHIERKLNRSPSLKTEYHAFLREYLNAGHMSLAAIPSPKRAVYLPHHCVLKESSSTTKCRVVFDASSKTTSGKSLNDVLMTGPVIQDSLINILLRFRIPAIALTGDIRQMYRMVKISASDRDYQRILWRWKEEDPIDEYTLNTVTYGTKPASYLATKCVQQLLNQIAHTDPDTFQKASLGIYVDDVLTGADSPEEAQRLRQRLSELFATGGFHLRKWASNHSSALEGVPEADLEVRIPIELHEDDTIKALGIHWQPCSDEFLFSYQPYKSFQPTKRIILSEIASLFDPLGLLAPVIVMAKLVMRKLWELKVDWDETPPGELINDWLTLAQNLSSLNSFQIPRRVIDSRAPVRLFLHGYSEASERAMGACIYVRSIDEAGNRSSHLLCAKSKIAPIGNNRSTIPRLELHAAVILAKLINNVSAALQIQFHETRAYSDSQVVLAWIAGGASKWKTYVANRVANIATLLPSINWYHVCTQDNPADVISRGALPVALQKNSLWWHGPDWQHSLPSVELSTTQSSQVNRECKATAVGLLSVHENQFLDDMLARYYPNKQMLLRVTARLLRFAYRGPERLSAAELDRALIIYVRHTQHTHFPNEIQRLMEGRSVATGSPIYQLDPQLDSDGVLRVGGRLRLSKLCYNTKHQILLPRRSALTSLILHDEHISNLHCGPQTLLAISRRRFWIPYGTTAARKICRQCITCTRVRPAPLRQQMGQLPADRLEPQPVFSVVGIDYAGPVSITNRKSRGIASSKGYIALFVCFVTKAVALEAVSDLTTPAFLAAFTRFSSRYGLPARVYSDNATNFRAAAKLLKELNALVNSAEYKTTVADFFADQGVEWSFIPPRSPHHGGLWEAGIKVAKQLLSKISGNYIYTFEELSTLLAQVAACMNSRPIAPISNDPSDPQPLTPAHFLIGRPLTTAPEINQLERRISSMTRWQFVQRKAQEFRERWQKEYVRSLQLFSKWQKSTVNLKPGDFVLIVGENEKPKQWPL; this comes from the coding sequence ATGGATAAGCTTCTCAGATCCCGAAAATCCCATGCACCGCGAATTGAGCGCATTACAAAGGTGCTAGAGAAGCTTGAGGATGCCGATAGCGCTGATCTGGAAGACGTCGCAGCGGAATTGGATAACCTCAACAGTGTCTGGTCATCGTATCTTGCAATTCATCAAAGGATCCTCAACACCGTCGACACCGATGCTGCTTACGACGAGGCTATGAGTCATCAGATAGCCTTTGAGGAGGAGTACATGTCGCTGAAAAAGGGGTTAGTGAAATTGCAGAGACGAGTGGGTGTGTTACCCACCGAACACGAGGATACACTTTATcaacaaaatggcggcaatACAAGCTTCATCGAAATCTTCGTGCAACAGCAAGCGCAGCTTCTACGAGCTTTATCAGGAAATGCAGCGGCCACATCATCTCCGGACATCCCAGCATCTCCTACAGTGCACCCTGAATTCACCCCGCTGCCGGATCTCAGGCTTCCAAGAATGGACCTCCCCATCTTCAGTGGGAATTATCTAGAATGGCAGTCGTTTTATGATCTCTTTTGTGGCTCagttcatcaaaatccgtcgctGCGCCCGAGTCAGAAACTTTACTTTCTCAAGACTCATCTGGCAGGTGAAGCCGCTACGCTTGTATCCCACTTGAACGTCGAGGATGCAAATTATCTGCCGGCCCTACAAAAGCTAGAAAGCCGCTACAACAAGCCCCGCGAAATTGCAAACTTACACATCACACGTTTTTTGAGCCAACCTGCCTTGACATTATCGTCCCCGGCTGGGTTACGCTCCCTCCATGATGTGTCAGATGAAGTGATTCGGGCTTTAACTGCACTTCAACGTGAAGGACGCGATATCTGGCTGCTCCATATCATCTACGAAAAGCTCGACCAGCAAACAAAGGAATTGTGGTGCCAAAAAACAATGGATATGGACGAGCCCAACATCACCGTCGCCGCACTATTGAAATTTATAGACAATCGATGCGGTGCTCTACAATTATCTCAACCTGTTCGAAAACCTACTCGGGAACACAATGCATCGATCCCAGTTAAATCGCCATCGCCGCGATATCCGTATAGGTCAACGTCCTCTCTCGTAGCTACTGACATGCCACCGTCGGTATGTGGCATTTGTTCGAAGGCCGGTCATCAGCCATATCAGTGCGGTAAGTTTGTTCACGCTAGCCCAACTGACCGTTGTTCGATGATTTCCAGGCTCAAGCTATGCCAAAACTGCCTGAAGCATCACACCGGCGAGCCATGCAAGGCTGGATCATGCAGAAAGTGCAATCAAATGCATCATACACTTCTCCATCAAGCCTTCCAGTCATCTAATAGTTCGTCATCGTCGGCAGTTAATCGTACATTCCCGGCTGCATCTCAAGCACTTATCTCGTCCATCAACTTAGCCGACCATCTGGATGGGTCTAATGTGCTGTTACTGACAGCCACAGTCGATGTCTTCGATAAATACGGTCGTCGCCACGCAATCCGCGCGGTACTTGATTGTGCTTCGCACCTGAGTTTCATTAGAAAGGACCTCTGTGACCGTCTGGGTATAGAAaaatcaccaatcgatttggATTTCCAAGGAATATCTGCAACTAGCTCGCATGCCAACATGGGCACGTCGGTCACCGTGGCTTCAAGGTGCTCTAATTATCGTACAACAATTCCATGTGCAGTTTTGGACCGAATTTCGGCTGATCTTCCGCTGCGGCCAGTGGACATCAGTGACTGGCCAATTCCCGACTCGGTTTATTTGGCTGACCCGCAATTTCATCATCCTGGGAAAATTAGCCTTCTACTAGGATTGCAACCGTTTCTCGACTTGCTTGAGCCAGGACGTATAAATTTGGATACAGATGGTCGTTTCCCGATTCTGCAGAACACAAAACTTGGCTGGGTGGTTTCGGGCCGCTACGATGCCATCAATTCAACATCAACTTCCAGTGcgtgcttaattacttctccgAACGAGACACTTTCTCATCAGCTGCAAAGGTTTTTCGAGATCGAGGAGTACATCAACCCGGAACCTCATTTCAGCGAAGAGGAGAGAAACTGCGAGACACACTTCGAGCAAAATACCGTTCGTGATCAGTCAGGCTGTTTCGAAGTTCGCCTTCCATTTCGTGAAAATCCTAGCTCCCTTGGTGCATCCCGTGACATTGTCGTAAAGCGACTCGGACACATAGAGCGAAAATTAAATAGATCGCCCTCGTTGAAAACTGAATATCACGCGTTTTTGCGAGAATACCTAAATGCCGGACATATGAGTTTGGCTGCAATCCCATCACCCAAAAGGGCAGTATACCTCCCACATCACTGCGTCCTGAAGGAGTCCAGCTCCACGACAAAGTGTCGTGTCGTGTTCGACGCTTCGTCAAAAACGACCAGCGGGAAATCTTTAAACGACGTTTTGATGACCGGACCGGTCATTCAAGATTCGTTAATAAATATTCTCCTGCGTTTTCGCATTCCGGCAATCGCTCTCACTGGGGATATCAGGCAGATGTATCGCATGGTGAAAATTTCTGCATCGGATCGAGACTATCAGCGGATACTATGGCGATGGAAGGAAGAGGATCCAATCGATGAATATACACTCAATACCGTCACTTACGGTACAAAGCCAGCGTCATACTTGGCTACAAAATGCGTCCAGCAATTGTTGAACCAAATTGCACACACAGATCCTGACACGTTCCAGAAAGCTTCGCTGGGAATTTACGTCGATGACGTTTTGACCGGTGCAGATTCCCCCGAAGAAGCACAACGATTGCGACAACGACTTTCCGAATTGTTTGCCACTGGGGGTTTTCATCTCCGCAAATGGGCATCGAACCACTCCTCAGCTTTAGAAGGTGTTCCTGAAGCCGACCTCGAAGTAAGGATCCCCATCGAGCTCCACGAAGACGACACTATAAAGGCCCTCGGAATCCACTGGCAGCCGTGCAGCGATGAGTTCCTGTTCTCTTATCAACCTTACAAGAGCTTTCAGCCCACAAAACGCATCATATTATCCGAAATCGCCAGCCTATTCGACCCTCTGGGCTTGCTGGCCCCCGTCATCGTCATGGCGAAACTGGTGATGCGAAAACTGTGGGAGCTGAAGGTGGACTGGGATGAAACTCCCCCGGGTGAGTTAATCAACGATTGGCTAACATTAGCACAGAATCTGTCGTCTCTCAATTCATTTCAGATCCCTAGACGCGTGATCGACTCACGAGCACCGGTGAGACTCTTCCTGCACGGCTACAGTGAAGCTTCCGAGAGGGCCATGGGCGCCTGCATCTACGTCCGCTCCATTGATGAAGCCGGCAACCGCTCTTCGCATCTACTTTGTGCCAAGTCGAAAATTGCGCCGATTGGTAACAACAGGTCTACGATTCCCCGGTTGGAGCTGCATGCAGCGGTCATACTAGCGAAACTTATCAACAATGTGTCTGCAGCTTTACAGATCCAGTTCCACGAGACACGTGCCTACAGTGATTCTCAGGTCGTACTGGCTTGGATAGCCGGTGGCGCCTCGAAATGGAAAACCTACGTGGCGAATCGCGTTGCGAATATTGCCACACTCTTGCCGTCGATCAACTGGTACCACGTGTGCACGCAGGATAACCCAGCAGACGTAATATCCCGAGGGGCCCTACCGGTTGCACTACAGAAAAACTCGCTTTGGTGGCATGGGCCAGATTGGCAGCACTCTTTACCTTCCGTCGAGCTCAGTACTACACAGAGCAGTCAAGTTAACCGGGAATGCAAGGCTACAGCAGTAGGCCTCCTTTCCGTccatgaaaatcaatttttagacGATATGCTGGCTCGTTATTATCCTAACAAGCAGATGCTTCTGCGAGTCACGGCTCGTCTTCTTCGATTCGCCTATCGTGGTCCCGAACGTTTGTCCGCTGCGGAGCTGGATAGAGCTCTAATTATATACGTTCGACACACGCAACATACTCACTTCCCGAATGAAATTCAGCGCTTAATGGAAGGTAGGTCGGTTGCAACTGGAAGTCCCATCTACCAACTGGATCCACAACTTGACTCGGACGGAGTCCTCAGGGTGGGCGGCAGACTTCGGTTGTCAaagctatgctacaacacaaaGCATCAAATATTACTTCCACGACGCTCAGCTTTGACTTCATTAATTCTACACGACGAGCACATTAGTAATCTTCATTGCGGACCGCAAACGTTATTAGCAATCTCTCGCCGTCGGTTCTGGATTCCTTATGGAACGACTGCTGCCCGTAAAATCTGTCGGCAGTGCATTACTTGTACTCGTGTGAGACCCGCCCCGTTACGCCAACAAATGGGACAGCTTCCTGCAGATCGCTTAGAGCCGCAACCTGTGTTCTCAGTAGTGGGCATTGATTATGCCGGTCCAGTCAGCATAACTAATCGCAAATCAAGAGGAATCGCGTCGAGCAAGGGCTATATCGCTTTATTCGTTTGTTTTGTCACCAAAGCCGTAGCCCTGGAAGCGGTGTCTGATCTAACTACGCCAGCGTTTTTGGCTGCCTTCACAAGATTTTCAAGTCGGTATGGTTTACCAGCGCGTGTGTATAGCGACAACGCTACTAATTTTCGGGCTGCTGCGAAACTGCTGAAGGAGCTGAACGCACTTGTAAACTCAGCTGAATATAAAACGACGGTAGCGGATTTTTTTGCCGATCAAGGTGTGGAATGGAGCTTTATCCCCCCTCGCTCCCCTCATCATGGAGGCCTATGGGAGGCTGGAATAAAGGTGGCAAAGCAGCTTTTGTCGAAAATATCAGGCAACTACATATACACGTTCGAAGAGCTCTCTACGTTGCTTGCTCAAGTTGCAGCTTGTATGAACTCGCGGCCCATTGCACCGATCTCCAACGACCCTAGTGATCCGCAGCCATTAACTCCGGCTCACTTTCTTATTGGACGACCATTGACCACTGCGCCTGAAATTAACCAACTCGAACGCCGCATCAGTTCCATGACTCGGTGGCAATTTGTTCAACGGAAGGCACAAGAATTTCGCGAGCGCTGGCAGAAGGAATACGTTCGATCGCTCCAGTTATTTTCGAAATGGCAGAAGTCAACAGTCAACTTGAAACCTGGAGACTTTGTGCTTATTGTTGGTGAGAACGAAAAACCGAAGCAATGGCCACTATGA